TCCGATATCGGGCAGCTTATCTGCGCAACCGACGCCGGGCGGGAAGGCGAGCTTATCTTCCGTTATATTTATCGACTTACCGGCTGTAAAAAACCTTTTATGCGGCTCTGGTTATCGGAAACCACTCCGGCAGCAGTACGGCGGGGCTTTGTGGAACTTAGGCCCGGTGATCAATTCAATCCCCTGGCCGCAGCCGCGGAAGCACGCAGTCAGGCCGACTGGCTGATTGGTATTAACGCTACCCGGTCGTTTACGGTTAAGCACAACACATTATTGTCCATTGGCCGGGTACAGACTCCCACCCTGGCACTCATTGTCAACCGGGAACGCGAAATAAAGAACTTTGTGTCCGAGCCCTACTGGGAACTATGGGCCGAGTTTACTAAAACCAACGGGCAGGCATATACCGGTAGGTGGTTTAACGGGGAACAAAATCGGTTCCATGCCCTGCAGACGGCTCAAGCAGTGCAAGCCAAAGTTAATAACCAACCGGCTAATGTGCTGGAGGTAGAGGAAAAAGACGTGGCGGAGCTCCCGCCGCTTTTGTTCAATCTCAACGACTTACAGAAGGAGGCCAATAAAAAATACGGTTTGGCGGCAGCCAAGACATTGGAATTAGCTCAATCTCTGTACGAGACCAGGAAACTGCTGACGTACCCCCGTACCGATAGCCGCCACCTGACAAGGGAGTTGGCCAAAACCATTCCCGGCCGCCTGTCCGCACTAGCCGGCGCAACCGAATATGAGCCATATACTAGCACAGCCGGGGCGGCGGGTATTCCGGGTAAGCGATATGTGGATGACGGTAAAGTGAGCGATCATACTGCGTTGATACCCACGGATACAAAGCCGGTTTTGGCCAATCTGCCGCCGGACGAACGTAAGATATACGATCTGGTAGTGCGCCGGTTTCTGGCTATTTTCTTCCCGCCGGCCAGGTATAAGCAAACTAAAGTGATAACCGAAGCCGCCGGTGAAACGTTCCTTACCACCGGCCGGGTGGAGCTGAATAAGGGCTGGAAAACGGTGTACGAAAGCGTAAGAAATAATCCCGAGGACGGTGAGGATAGCGGTGTAATACCCGGATTAACCCGGGGTGAGTCAGTCCGAACCACTAAAACCGAAATCAGGGAAAAAGAAACCAAGCCCCCCAAACGCTATACCGAAGCCAGTCTGCTGGCAGTCATGGAGGGAGCCGGTCGGTTGTTGGAAGACCGGGAGCTAAAAGCGGCTATGAAAGGACACGGCCTGGGTACTCCGGCTACCAGAGCGGCTATCATTGAGCGCCTTCTCAAGGTGGGCTATATTGAGCGCCAAAAGAAAACCTTAGTACCCACCGTAAAGGGTGAAACACTGATCGATCTGGTACCGGGAATAATTAAAAACCCGGAGCTTACCGGCCAATGGGAAAAAACACTGGCCGATATAGAAGCCGGGACAACTGAATCCGGGGAATTTATGAACGGCATTAAACAGTTAACCGCTGAGATAGTTGAATCAGCCCGCAGCCAGGCAGCCAGTAATCAGGTGCAAACAGGCCGTGAGGCATTGGGCAGCTGTCCCCTTTGCGGCAGGGCAGTGATAGAGGGCAAAAAAGGCTACGGCTGCAGTGGTTATAAAGAAGGCTGTAAATTTATTGTTTGGAAGGAAATAGCCGGTAAGCGGATTACTCAAAACCAGGCTAAAACATTACTGAAGAAAGGCAAAACCGGTGTCCTAAAGGGCTTTACCTCAAAGGCCGGCAGAAAGTTTGATGCTGCATTACAAATTAATAACGGTAAGGTGGAATTCTTATTCACCGATAACGATAACTTTAAAAAAGTGAGCTTGGGTCAGTGCCCGTTATGCGGCAAAGAAGTCGCCGAAACACTCAGAAGCTACAGCTGCAGCGGTTGCAAGGAAGGCTGTAAATTCGTTATCTGGAAAGAGATAGCCGGTAAGCGCATTAGTGTTCAGC
This genomic interval from Desulfoscipio sp. XC116 contains the following:
- a CDS encoding DNA topoisomerase III codes for the protein MKKLVLAEKPSVARDLAAVLGGFRKKDGYLENDDYVVTWAIGHLVELAEPEDYNDRLKKWTLNTLPIMPADFKLKTNPRTVKQFKIVKQLVNRSDIGQLICATDAGREGELIFRYIYRLTGCKKPFMRLWLSETTPAAVRRGFVELRPGDQFNPLAAAAEARSQADWLIGINATRSFTVKHNTLLSIGRVQTPTLALIVNREREIKNFVSEPYWELWAEFTKTNGQAYTGRWFNGEQNRFHALQTAQAVQAKVNNQPANVLEVEEKDVAELPPLLFNLNDLQKEANKKYGLAAAKTLELAQSLYETRKLLTYPRTDSRHLTRELAKTIPGRLSALAGATEYEPYTSTAGAAGIPGKRYVDDGKVSDHTALIPTDTKPVLANLPPDERKIYDLVVRRFLAIFFPPARYKQTKVITEAAGETFLTTGRVELNKGWKTVYESVRNNPEDGEDSGVIPGLTRGESVRTTKTEIREKETKPPKRYTEASLLAVMEGAGRLLEDRELKAAMKGHGLGTPATRAAIIERLLKVGYIERQKKTLVPTVKGETLIDLVPGIIKNPELTGQWEKTLADIEAGTTESGEFMNGIKQLTAEIVESARSQAASNQVQTGREALGSCPLCGRAVIEGKKGYGCSGYKEGCKFIVWKEIAGKRITQNQAKTLLKKGKTGVLKGFTSKAGRKFDAALQINNGKVEFLFTDNDNFKKVSLGQCPLCGKEVAETLRSYSCSGCKEGCKFVIWKEIAGKRISVQQAQRLLTNGKTALIKGFKSKAGKSFDAVLALGQEGKIEFQFTAKE